A window of Zingiber officinale cultivar Zhangliang chromosome 5A, Zo_v1.1, whole genome shotgun sequence contains these coding sequences:
- the LOC121979713 gene encoding glycine-rich cell wall structural protein 2-like: MKTPSLLLFSLFLLTAAAAAAFAARDFQAELSKNKGRGGGGGGGGGFAGSIPGFGSVPGGVFGPGNGGGGGGGFNIPGMGGGWGAGYGGPSGGYSRGGVVRPSVVCSDRGPCYKKRLTCPAKCFSSYSHSGKGYGGGGGGGGCTIDCKKRCVAYC; encoded by the coding sequence ATGAAGACGCcctccctcctcctcttctccctcttcctcctcaccGCCGCTGCCGCCGCCGCCTTCGCGGCCCGCGATTTCCAAGCCGAGCTTTCCAAGAACAAGGggcgcggcggcggcggaggaggcGGCGGTGGCTTCGCGGGCAGCATCCCTGGATTCGGCTCCGTCCCTGGTGGGGTCTTCGGCCCCGgaaacggcggcggcggcggcggggggTTCAACATCCCCGGCATGGGCGGCGGGTGGGGCGCGGGTTACGGCGGCCCTTCCGGCGGGTACTCCCGCGGCGGCGTGGTGCGGCCCTCCGTCGTCTGCTCCGACCGCGGACCATGCTACAAGAAGCGGCTGACCTGCCCGGCCAAGTGCTTCAGCTCCTACAGCCACTCCGGAAAGGggtacggcggcggcggcggaggcggcgGCTGCACCATCGACTGCAAGAAACGATGCGTCGCGTACTGTTGA